In a genomic window of Salminus brasiliensis chromosome 12, fSalBra1.hap2, whole genome shotgun sequence:
- the mybpc2a gene encoding myosin binding protein Ca isoform X6, producing MPKPKKADPKKAEAAPPAELPEDEHVPGEERQLSEITGLFVERPQSSVATKGKNITFVAKVDSSNLLRKPAMKWLKGKWLDLGSKAGKHLQFKETYDRNTKIYTYEMTIVKVVDGDAGGYRCEVTSKDKCDSCTFDITVEAAEEVQQTNILEAFKRSGDAGEDAGDLDFSGLLKKRERKQKEEPVEEVDVWEILKNAKPCDYEKIAFEYGITDLRGMLKRLKKMKKVEPKKSDAFLRKLEPAYSVEKGKRIQMSVELADPNAQVKWLKNGQEIKPSAKYLFETIGGIRKLTINKCTLSDDAAYECVVGEEKCFTEVFVQEPPVTITKLLDDVHVVVGDKVEFEVEVSDEGANVKWMKDGVELSRDGKYRFKKDGTKHWLIINEATKEDIGMYYVFTSGGESKGELEVEDKQLEVLQSIADLTVKAAEQAMFKCEVSDDKVTGKWFKDGVEVIPSDRIKMTHIGRIHKLLIDDVKPEDAGDYTFVPDGYALSLSAKLNFLEIKIDYVPRQDPPKIHLDATGSMVNKNTIIVVAGNKLRLDVEITGEPAPTVCWRKGPTEIANTEGRVRVENRKTLSSFVIEGAERGDEGLYCITVINPAGEDKAELNIRVVDVPDPPENVHCSGVGEDTATILWEPPKFDGGVPIKGYLMERKKKGSSRWTKLNFDIYESTEYEAKKMIEGVLYEMRVFAVNGIGVSQPSASSKPFMPIAPTSEPTRLMVDDITDNTCALKWLPPDRIGAGGVDGYIIEYCIEGESKWVQANEVPVEKNMYRVRELQVGEKYLFRVTAVNIAGRSPPAEINQGVTIREITERPKIRLPRQLRTKFIRKVGEKVNLVIPFQGKPRPVVTWMKDGAPLDPALVNIRTSEVDSILFIRQSTREHSGQYTMSVQIENMEDKVTIEIQIVEKPGPPIAVTVTDVWGFNAALEWKPPKDNGNSEITGYTIQKADMKTKDWFTVYEHNRRPSCTISDLVMGNEYSFRIFSENICGLSDDAGLSKNKAVIAKTGLQFKQQPYKERDMNSSPKFITPLVDRCVIAGYNAAISCAVRGSPKPKIIWMKNKMIIGADPKFLMQNNQGVLTLNIRKPSLFDGGQYICKAVNDLGEDQVECRLEVRVFKEKEEAKK from the exons ATCCAAAGAAAGCAGAGGCagctccccctgctg AGTTGCCTGAGGATG AGCATGTGCCCGGGGAGGAACGTCAACTCTCTGAAATAACCGGCCTGTTCGTGGAGAGACCTCAAAGTTCAGTAGCAACCAAAG GGAAAAATATAACATTTGTGGCCAAAGTGGACTCATCAAACCTGCTGAGGAAGCCAGCGATGAAGTGGCTGAAAGGGAAGTGGCTGGATCTGGGCAGCAAAGCTGGCAAGCATCTACAGTTCAAAGAAACCTACGATAGGAACACcaag ATATACACCTACGAGATGACTATTGTGAAGGTGGTTGATGGAGATGCAGGAGGTTACCGCTGTGAGGTCACGTCCAAGGACAAGTGTGACAGCTGCACTTTCGACATCACTGTTGAAG CTGCAGAAGAGGTGCAGCAAACAAACATTCTGGAGGCATTCAAACGATC AGGAGATGCTGGAGAGGATGCTGGTGATTTGGACTTCAGTGGTCTTCTCAAGAAAAG AGAGCGGAAACAGAAGGAGGAGCCTGTGGAGGAAGTGGATGTGTGGGAGATTCTGAAGAATGCCAAGCCATGTGACTATGAGAAGATCGCTTTTGAGTATGGCATCACAGACCTGAGGGGCATGCTGAAGAGgctgaagaagatgaagaaggtgGAGCCCAAAAAGAGCGATG CCTTTTTACGGAAGCTTGAACCTGCATATTCAGTGGAGAAAGGCAAGAGGATCCAAATGAGTGTGGAGCTTGCAGACCCTAATGCCCAGGTGAAATGGCTGAAGAACGGACAAGAGATCAAACCCTCAGCAAA GTATTTGTTTGAGACCATCGGGGGAATCCGCAAACTCACCATCAACAAGTGCACACTCTCTGATGATGCTGCATATGAGTGTGTAGTTGGAGAGGAAAAGTGTTTCACAGAGGTCTTCGTTCAAG agcctCCGGTCACCATTACTAAGTTGCTGGATGATGTCCATGTGGTGGTGGGTGACAAAGTGGAGTTTGAGGTGGAGGTGTCTGATGAAGGAgcaaatgtcaaatg GATGAAGGATGGGGTGGAGCTGAGTCGCGATGGGAAGTATCGCTTTAAGAAGGATGGAACTAAACACTGGCTGATCATCAACGAGGCCACCAAGGAGGATATTGGAATGTACTATGTCTTTACTAGTGGGGGAGAGTCAAAGGGAGAGTTGGAAGTGGAAG ATAAACAACTGGAGGTGCTGCAGAGTATTGCTGATCTGACCGTGAAGGCCGCTGAGCAGGCTATGTTTAAGTGTGAAGTGTCTGATGACAAAGTAACTGGCAAGTGGTTCAAGGATGGAGTGGAGGTCATTCCTAGCGACCGCATTAAGATGACACACATCGGCAG GATCCACAAACTGTTGATTGATGATGTGAAACCAGAGGATGCAGGAGACTACACCTTCGTCCCTGATGGCTATGCACTCTCACTCTCCGCCAAGCTCAATTTCttag AAATCAAGATCGATTATGTTCCTCGTCAGG ACCCTCCCAAAATCCACCTGGACGCCACTGGCAGCATGGTCAACAAAAACACCATTATTGTGGTTGCTGGCAATAAACTGCGTCTGGACGTGGAGATCACAGGAGAGCCGGCGCCCACTGTCTGCTGGAGGAAAGGACCTACT GAAATCGCAAACACAGAAGGCCGGGTGCGGGTGGAGAACAGGAAGACTCTGAGCAGCTTTGTGATagaaggagcagagagaggagatgaaggCCTTTACTGCATCACTGTCATCAACCCTGCAGGAGAGGACAAGGCTGAACTAAACATCAGGGTTGTGG ATGTCCCTGATCCCCCCGAGAATGTTCATTGCTCCGGAGTTGGAGAGGATACGGCAACCATCCTCTGGGAACCACCCAAGTTTGACGGTGGAGTTCCAATCAAAG GGTATCTaatggagaggaagaagaagggcTCCTCCAGATGGACTAAGCTGAACTTTGACATCTATGAGTCAACCGAGTATGAGGCAAAGAAGATGATTGAGGGCGTGCTGTATGAGATGAGGGTGTTTGCTGTCAATGGCATTGGTGTCTCCCAGCCCAGCGCCTCCTCCAAACCCTTCATGCCTATTG CCCCGACCAGTGAGCCAACCAGGCTGATGGTGGATGATATCACTGATAATACATGTGCCCTGAAGTGGCTCCCCCCAGATAGAATTGGCGCAGGAGGTGTGGATGGATACATTATTGAGTACTGCATTGAAGGAG AGAGTAAGTGGGTGCAGGCCAACGAGGTCCCCGTGGAGAAGAACATGTATCGTGTTCGGGAGCTGCAGGTGGGGGAGAAGTATTTGTTCCGGGTGACAGCCGTCAACATTGCTGGCCGCAGCCCCCCTGCAGAGATAAATCAAGGAGTCACCATTAGAGAGATCACTG AGCGCCCCAAGATTCGTCTTCCCCGGCAGCTGAGGACTAAGTTTATAAGGAAGGTGGGCGAGAAGGTCAACCTCGTTATTCCCTTCCAG GGAAAACCACGCCCCGTAGTGACCTGGATGAAAGACGGAGCCCCACTGGACCCAGCGCTGGTCAACATCCGCACCAGTGAGGTGGATTCCATTCTTTTCATCCGACAGTCCACCAGAGAGCACTCAGGACAGTACACGATGTCCGTACAGATTGAGAACATGGAGGACAAGGTCACCATCGAGATCCAAATCGTGG AGAAGCCAGGCCCCCCCATAGCTGTCACTGTGACTGATGTCTGGGGCTTTAACGCTGCTCTGGAATGGAAACCCCCCAAAGACAATGGCAACAGTGAAATCACTGGATACACCATCCAGAAGGCTGACATGAAAACTAAG GACTGGTTCACTGTATATGAACATAACCGCAGACCAAGCTGCACCATTTCTGATCTGGTGATGGGAAACGAATACTCGTTCCGCATTTTCAGCGAGAATATCTGCGGCCTGAGCGATGATGCAGGACTCAGCAAGAACAAGGCCGTCATTGCCAAAACAG GACTCCAGTTCAAGCAACAGCCATACAAGGAGAGAGACATGAACAGCTCCCCCAAGTTCATAACACCCCTTGTGGACAGGTGTGTCATTGCAGGCTACAACGCTGCCATCAGCTGCGCTGTCCGTGGTTCTCCCaaa CCTAAGATCATTTGGATGAAGAATAAGATGATAATTGGTGCAGATCCCAAGTTCCTTATGCAGAACAACCAAGGAGTGCTGACTCTGAACATCCGTAAACCCAGCCTGTTCGATGGGGGGCAGTACATCTGCAAGGCCGTAAACGACCTGGGAGAGGACCAGGTGGAGTGCAGGCTGGAGGTCCGAG tctttaaagaaaaagaagaagcaaAGAAATGA
- the mybpc2a gene encoding myosin binding protein Ca isoform X2: MPKPKKADPKKAEAAPPAELPEDEHVPGEERQLSEITGLFVERPQSSVATKGKNITFVAKVDSSNLLRKPAMKWLKGKWLDLGSKAGKHLQFKETYDRNTKIYTYEMTIVKVVDGDAGGYRCEVTSKDKCDSCTFDITVEAAEEVQQTNILEAFKRSGDAGEDAGDLDFSGLLKKRERKQKEEPVEEVDVWEILKNAKPCDYEKIAFEYGITDLRGMLKRLKKMKKVEPKKSDAFLRKLEPAYSVEKGKRIQMSVELADPNAQVKWLKNGQEIKPSAKYLFETIGGIRKLTINKCTLSDDAAYECVVGEEKCFTEVFVQEPPVTITKLLDDVHVVVGDKVEFEVEVSDEGANVKWMKDGVELSRDGKYRFKKDGTKHWLIINEATKEDIGMYYVFTSGGESKGELEVEDKQLEVLQSIADLTVKAAEQAMFKCEVSDDKVTGKWFKDGVEVIPSDRIKMTHIGRIHKLLIDDVKPEDAGDYTFVPDGYALSLSAKLNFLEIKIDYVPRQDPPKIHLDATGSMVNKNTIIVVAGNKLRLDVEITGEPAPTVCWRKGPTEIANTEGRVRVENRKTLSSFVIEGAERGDEGLYCITVINPAGEDKAELNIRVVDVPDPPENVHCSGVGEDTATILWEPPKFDGGVPIKGYLMERKKKGSSRWTKLNFDIYESTEYEAKKMIEGVLYEMRVFAVNGIGVSQPSASSKPFMPIAPTSEPTRLMVDDITDNTCALKWLPPDRIGAGGVDGYIIEYCIEGESKWVQANEVPVEKNMYRVRELQVGEKYLFRVTAVNIAGRSPPAEINQGVTIREITERPKIRLPRQLRTKFIRKVGEKVNLVIPFQGKPRPVVTWMKDGAPLDPALVNIRTSEVDSILFIRQSTREHSGQYTMSVQIENMEDKVTIEIQIVVMSSSFFHSFQFSNTHTHTHILMDTEKPGPPIAVTVTDVWGFNAALEWKPPKDNGNSEITGYTIQKADMKTKDWFTVYEHNRRPSCTISDLVMGNEYSFRIFSENICGLSDDAGLSKNKAVIAKTGLQFKQQPYKERDMNSSPKFITPLVDRCVIAGYNAAISCAVRGSPKPKIIWMKNKMIIGADPKFLMQNNQGVLTLNIRKPSLFDGGQYICKAVNDLGEDQVECRLEVRVFKEKEEAKK; this comes from the exons ATCCAAAGAAAGCAGAGGCagctccccctgctg AGTTGCCTGAGGATG AGCATGTGCCCGGGGAGGAACGTCAACTCTCTGAAATAACCGGCCTGTTCGTGGAGAGACCTCAAAGTTCAGTAGCAACCAAAG GGAAAAATATAACATTTGTGGCCAAAGTGGACTCATCAAACCTGCTGAGGAAGCCAGCGATGAAGTGGCTGAAAGGGAAGTGGCTGGATCTGGGCAGCAAAGCTGGCAAGCATCTACAGTTCAAAGAAACCTACGATAGGAACACcaag ATATACACCTACGAGATGACTATTGTGAAGGTGGTTGATGGAGATGCAGGAGGTTACCGCTGTGAGGTCACGTCCAAGGACAAGTGTGACAGCTGCACTTTCGACATCACTGTTGAAG CTGCAGAAGAGGTGCAGCAAACAAACATTCTGGAGGCATTCAAACGATC AGGAGATGCTGGAGAGGATGCTGGTGATTTGGACTTCAGTGGTCTTCTCAAGAAAAG AGAGCGGAAACAGAAGGAGGAGCCTGTGGAGGAAGTGGATGTGTGGGAGATTCTGAAGAATGCCAAGCCATGTGACTATGAGAAGATCGCTTTTGAGTATGGCATCACAGACCTGAGGGGCATGCTGAAGAGgctgaagaagatgaagaaggtgGAGCCCAAAAAGAGCGATG CCTTTTTACGGAAGCTTGAACCTGCATATTCAGTGGAGAAAGGCAAGAGGATCCAAATGAGTGTGGAGCTTGCAGACCCTAATGCCCAGGTGAAATGGCTGAAGAACGGACAAGAGATCAAACCCTCAGCAAA GTATTTGTTTGAGACCATCGGGGGAATCCGCAAACTCACCATCAACAAGTGCACACTCTCTGATGATGCTGCATATGAGTGTGTAGTTGGAGAGGAAAAGTGTTTCACAGAGGTCTTCGTTCAAG agcctCCGGTCACCATTACTAAGTTGCTGGATGATGTCCATGTGGTGGTGGGTGACAAAGTGGAGTTTGAGGTGGAGGTGTCTGATGAAGGAgcaaatgtcaaatg GATGAAGGATGGGGTGGAGCTGAGTCGCGATGGGAAGTATCGCTTTAAGAAGGATGGAACTAAACACTGGCTGATCATCAACGAGGCCACCAAGGAGGATATTGGAATGTACTATGTCTTTACTAGTGGGGGAGAGTCAAAGGGAGAGTTGGAAGTGGAAG ATAAACAACTGGAGGTGCTGCAGAGTATTGCTGATCTGACCGTGAAGGCCGCTGAGCAGGCTATGTTTAAGTGTGAAGTGTCTGATGACAAAGTAACTGGCAAGTGGTTCAAGGATGGAGTGGAGGTCATTCCTAGCGACCGCATTAAGATGACACACATCGGCAG GATCCACAAACTGTTGATTGATGATGTGAAACCAGAGGATGCAGGAGACTACACCTTCGTCCCTGATGGCTATGCACTCTCACTCTCCGCCAAGCTCAATTTCttag AAATCAAGATCGATTATGTTCCTCGTCAGG ACCCTCCCAAAATCCACCTGGACGCCACTGGCAGCATGGTCAACAAAAACACCATTATTGTGGTTGCTGGCAATAAACTGCGTCTGGACGTGGAGATCACAGGAGAGCCGGCGCCCACTGTCTGCTGGAGGAAAGGACCTACT GAAATCGCAAACACAGAAGGCCGGGTGCGGGTGGAGAACAGGAAGACTCTGAGCAGCTTTGTGATagaaggagcagagagaggagatgaaggCCTTTACTGCATCACTGTCATCAACCCTGCAGGAGAGGACAAGGCTGAACTAAACATCAGGGTTGTGG ATGTCCCTGATCCCCCCGAGAATGTTCATTGCTCCGGAGTTGGAGAGGATACGGCAACCATCCTCTGGGAACCACCCAAGTTTGACGGTGGAGTTCCAATCAAAG GGTATCTaatggagaggaagaagaagggcTCCTCCAGATGGACTAAGCTGAACTTTGACATCTATGAGTCAACCGAGTATGAGGCAAAGAAGATGATTGAGGGCGTGCTGTATGAGATGAGGGTGTTTGCTGTCAATGGCATTGGTGTCTCCCAGCCCAGCGCCTCCTCCAAACCCTTCATGCCTATTG CCCCGACCAGTGAGCCAACCAGGCTGATGGTGGATGATATCACTGATAATACATGTGCCCTGAAGTGGCTCCCCCCAGATAGAATTGGCGCAGGAGGTGTGGATGGATACATTATTGAGTACTGCATTGAAGGAG AGAGTAAGTGGGTGCAGGCCAACGAGGTCCCCGTGGAGAAGAACATGTATCGTGTTCGGGAGCTGCAGGTGGGGGAGAAGTATTTGTTCCGGGTGACAGCCGTCAACATTGCTGGCCGCAGCCCCCCTGCAGAGATAAATCAAGGAGTCACCATTAGAGAGATCACTG AGCGCCCCAAGATTCGTCTTCCCCGGCAGCTGAGGACTAAGTTTATAAGGAAGGTGGGCGAGAAGGTCAACCTCGTTATTCCCTTCCAG GGAAAACCACGCCCCGTAGTGACCTGGATGAAAGACGGAGCCCCACTGGACCCAGCGCTGGTCAACATCCGCACCAGTGAGGTGGATTCCATTCTTTTCATCCGACAGTCCACCAGAGAGCACTCAGGACAGTACACGATGTCCGTACAGATTGAGAACATGGAGGACAAGGTCACCATCGAGATCCAAATCGTGG TGAtgtcttcctctttttttcactCCTTTCAAttttccaacacacacacacacacacacatccttatGGACACAGAGAAGCCAGGCCCCCCCATAGCTGTCACTGTGACTGATGTCTGGGGCTTTAACGCTGCTCTGGAATGGAAACCCCCCAAAGACAATGGCAACAGTGAAATCACTGGATACACCATCCAGAAGGCTGACATGAAAACTAAG GACTGGTTCACTGTATATGAACATAACCGCAGACCAAGCTGCACCATTTCTGATCTGGTGATGGGAAACGAATACTCGTTCCGCATTTTCAGCGAGAATATCTGCGGCCTGAGCGATGATGCAGGACTCAGCAAGAACAAGGCCGTCATTGCCAAAACAG GACTCCAGTTCAAGCAACAGCCATACAAGGAGAGAGACATGAACAGCTCCCCCAAGTTCATAACACCCCTTGTGGACAGGTGTGTCATTGCAGGCTACAACGCTGCCATCAGCTGCGCTGTCCGTGGTTCTCCCaaa CCTAAGATCATTTGGATGAAGAATAAGATGATAATTGGTGCAGATCCCAAGTTCCTTATGCAGAACAACCAAGGAGTGCTGACTCTGAACATCCGTAAACCCAGCCTGTTCGATGGGGGGCAGTACATCTGCAAGGCCGTAAACGACCTGGGAGAGGACCAGGTGGAGTGCAGGCTGGAGGTCCGAG tctttaaagaaaaagaagaagcaaAGAAATGA
- the mybpc2a gene encoding myosin binding protein Ca isoform X3, translated as MPKPKKADPKKAEAAPPAEEDEGRDELPEDEHVPGEERQLSEITGLFVERPQSSVATKGKNITFVAKVDSSNLLRKPAMKWLKGKWLDLGSKAGKHLQFKETYDRNTKIYTYEMTIVKVVDGDAGGYRCEVTSKDKCDSCTFDITVEAAEEVQQTNILEAFKRSGDAGEDAGDLDFSGLLKKRERKQKEEPVEEVDVWEILKNAKPCDYEKIAFEYGITDLRGMLKRLKKMKKVEPKKSDAFLRKLEPAYSVEKGKRIQMSVELADPNAQVKWLKNGQEIKPSAKYLFETIGGIRKLTINKCTLSDDAAYECVVGEEKCFTEVFVQEPPVTITKLLDDVHVVVGDKVEFEVEVSDEGANVKWMKDGVELSRDGKYRFKKDGTKHWLIINEATKEDIGMYYVFTSGGESKGELEVEDKQLEVLQSIADLTVKAAEQAMFKCEVSDDKVTGKWFKDGVEVIPSDRIKMTHIGRIHKLLIDDVKPEDAGDYTFVPDGYALSLSAKLNFLEIKIDYVPRQDPPKIHLDATGSMVNKNTIIVVAGNKLRLDVEITGEPAPTVCWRKGPTEIANTEGRVRVENRKTLSSFVIEGAERGDEGLYCITVINPAGEDKAELNIRVVDVPDPPENVHCSGVGEDTATILWEPPKFDGGVPIKGYLMERKKKGSSRWTKLNFDIYESTEYEAKKMIEGVLYEMRVFAVNGIGVSQPSASSKPFMPIAPTSEPTRLMVDDITDNTCALKWLPPDRIGAGGVDGYIIEYCIEGESKWVQANEVPVEKNMYRVRELQVGEKYLFRVTAVNIAGRSPPAEINQGVTIREITERPKIRLPRQLRTKFIRKVGEKVNLVIPFQGKPRPVVTWMKDGAPLDPALVNIRTSEVDSILFIRQSTREHSGQYTMSVQIENMEDKVTIEIQIVEKPGPPIAVTVTDVWGFNAALEWKPPKDNGNSEITGYTIQKADMKTKDWFTVYEHNRRPSCTISDLVMGNEYSFRIFSENICGLSDDAGLSKNKAVIAKTGLQFKQQPYKERDMNSSPKFITPLVDRCVIAGYNAAISCAVRGSPKPKIIWMKNKMIIGADPKFLMQNNQGVLTLNIRKPSLFDGGQYICKAVNDLGEDQVECRLEVRVFKEKEEAKK; from the exons ATCCAAAGAAAGCAGAGGCagctccccctgctg aGGAGGATGAGGGGAGAGACG AGTTGCCTGAGGATG AGCATGTGCCCGGGGAGGAACGTCAACTCTCTGAAATAACCGGCCTGTTCGTGGAGAGACCTCAAAGTTCAGTAGCAACCAAAG GGAAAAATATAACATTTGTGGCCAAAGTGGACTCATCAAACCTGCTGAGGAAGCCAGCGATGAAGTGGCTGAAAGGGAAGTGGCTGGATCTGGGCAGCAAAGCTGGCAAGCATCTACAGTTCAAAGAAACCTACGATAGGAACACcaag ATATACACCTACGAGATGACTATTGTGAAGGTGGTTGATGGAGATGCAGGAGGTTACCGCTGTGAGGTCACGTCCAAGGACAAGTGTGACAGCTGCACTTTCGACATCACTGTTGAAG CTGCAGAAGAGGTGCAGCAAACAAACATTCTGGAGGCATTCAAACGATC AGGAGATGCTGGAGAGGATGCTGGTGATTTGGACTTCAGTGGTCTTCTCAAGAAAAG AGAGCGGAAACAGAAGGAGGAGCCTGTGGAGGAAGTGGATGTGTGGGAGATTCTGAAGAATGCCAAGCCATGTGACTATGAGAAGATCGCTTTTGAGTATGGCATCACAGACCTGAGGGGCATGCTGAAGAGgctgaagaagatgaagaaggtgGAGCCCAAAAAGAGCGATG CCTTTTTACGGAAGCTTGAACCTGCATATTCAGTGGAGAAAGGCAAGAGGATCCAAATGAGTGTGGAGCTTGCAGACCCTAATGCCCAGGTGAAATGGCTGAAGAACGGACAAGAGATCAAACCCTCAGCAAA GTATTTGTTTGAGACCATCGGGGGAATCCGCAAACTCACCATCAACAAGTGCACACTCTCTGATGATGCTGCATATGAGTGTGTAGTTGGAGAGGAAAAGTGTTTCACAGAGGTCTTCGTTCAAG agcctCCGGTCACCATTACTAAGTTGCTGGATGATGTCCATGTGGTGGTGGGTGACAAAGTGGAGTTTGAGGTGGAGGTGTCTGATGAAGGAgcaaatgtcaaatg GATGAAGGATGGGGTGGAGCTGAGTCGCGATGGGAAGTATCGCTTTAAGAAGGATGGAACTAAACACTGGCTGATCATCAACGAGGCCACCAAGGAGGATATTGGAATGTACTATGTCTTTACTAGTGGGGGAGAGTCAAAGGGAGAGTTGGAAGTGGAAG ATAAACAACTGGAGGTGCTGCAGAGTATTGCTGATCTGACCGTGAAGGCCGCTGAGCAGGCTATGTTTAAGTGTGAAGTGTCTGATGACAAAGTAACTGGCAAGTGGTTCAAGGATGGAGTGGAGGTCATTCCTAGCGACCGCATTAAGATGACACACATCGGCAG GATCCACAAACTGTTGATTGATGATGTGAAACCAGAGGATGCAGGAGACTACACCTTCGTCCCTGATGGCTATGCACTCTCACTCTCCGCCAAGCTCAATTTCttag AAATCAAGATCGATTATGTTCCTCGTCAGG ACCCTCCCAAAATCCACCTGGACGCCACTGGCAGCATGGTCAACAAAAACACCATTATTGTGGTTGCTGGCAATAAACTGCGTCTGGACGTGGAGATCACAGGAGAGCCGGCGCCCACTGTCTGCTGGAGGAAAGGACCTACT GAAATCGCAAACACAGAAGGCCGGGTGCGGGTGGAGAACAGGAAGACTCTGAGCAGCTTTGTGATagaaggagcagagagaggagatgaaggCCTTTACTGCATCACTGTCATCAACCCTGCAGGAGAGGACAAGGCTGAACTAAACATCAGGGTTGTGG ATGTCCCTGATCCCCCCGAGAATGTTCATTGCTCCGGAGTTGGAGAGGATACGGCAACCATCCTCTGGGAACCACCCAAGTTTGACGGTGGAGTTCCAATCAAAG GGTATCTaatggagaggaagaagaagggcTCCTCCAGATGGACTAAGCTGAACTTTGACATCTATGAGTCAACCGAGTATGAGGCAAAGAAGATGATTGAGGGCGTGCTGTATGAGATGAGGGTGTTTGCTGTCAATGGCATTGGTGTCTCCCAGCCCAGCGCCTCCTCCAAACCCTTCATGCCTATTG CCCCGACCAGTGAGCCAACCAGGCTGATGGTGGATGATATCACTGATAATACATGTGCCCTGAAGTGGCTCCCCCCAGATAGAATTGGCGCAGGAGGTGTGGATGGATACATTATTGAGTACTGCATTGAAGGAG AGAGTAAGTGGGTGCAGGCCAACGAGGTCCCCGTGGAGAAGAACATGTATCGTGTTCGGGAGCTGCAGGTGGGGGAGAAGTATTTGTTCCGGGTGACAGCCGTCAACATTGCTGGCCGCAGCCCCCCTGCAGAGATAAATCAAGGAGTCACCATTAGAGAGATCACTG AGCGCCCCAAGATTCGTCTTCCCCGGCAGCTGAGGACTAAGTTTATAAGGAAGGTGGGCGAGAAGGTCAACCTCGTTATTCCCTTCCAG GGAAAACCACGCCCCGTAGTGACCTGGATGAAAGACGGAGCCCCACTGGACCCAGCGCTGGTCAACATCCGCACCAGTGAGGTGGATTCCATTCTTTTCATCCGACAGTCCACCAGAGAGCACTCAGGACAGTACACGATGTCCGTACAGATTGAGAACATGGAGGACAAGGTCACCATCGAGATCCAAATCGTGG AGAAGCCAGGCCCCCCCATAGCTGTCACTGTGACTGATGTCTGGGGCTTTAACGCTGCTCTGGAATGGAAACCCCCCAAAGACAATGGCAACAGTGAAATCACTGGATACACCATCCAGAAGGCTGACATGAAAACTAAG GACTGGTTCACTGTATATGAACATAACCGCAGACCAAGCTGCACCATTTCTGATCTGGTGATGGGAAACGAATACTCGTTCCGCATTTTCAGCGAGAATATCTGCGGCCTGAGCGATGATGCAGGACTCAGCAAGAACAAGGCCGTCATTGCCAAAACAG GACTCCAGTTCAAGCAACAGCCATACAAGGAGAGAGACATGAACAGCTCCCCCAAGTTCATAACACCCCTTGTGGACAGGTGTGTCATTGCAGGCTACAACGCTGCCATCAGCTGCGCTGTCCGTGGTTCTCCCaaa CCTAAGATCATTTGGATGAAGAATAAGATGATAATTGGTGCAGATCCCAAGTTCCTTATGCAGAACAACCAAGGAGTGCTGACTCTGAACATCCGTAAACCCAGCCTGTTCGATGGGGGGCAGTACATCTGCAAGGCCGTAAACGACCTGGGAGAGGACCAGGTGGAGTGCAGGCTGGAGGTCCGAG tctttaaagaaaaagaagaagcaaAGAAATGA